A window of Sphingomonas astaxanthinifaciens DSM 22298 genomic DNA:
CGCAGCCGCGCGTCGAGCGCGTCGGCCGCGACGGATTCCTCCGCGACCCTCGGCAGATCGGCGAAGACGGGGGAAGGCTCAGCCATCGCGCTCGCGGCGGTTCTTGCGCGCCAGCAGGTCGGTCATGTTCGACAGCGAGGCGAGCGCCATGAACATCGGCATCAGATGGCCGTCGCGGTGGAGCTCGGCGACCGCGCCCGCTTCGAGTTCCTGCAGTTTCTCCTCGTTGATCAGCTGATAGCCGACCAGCCGGCTCTCGCTGCCGTCGTCGAGCGTCACGTCGAGCGCGAAGGGTTCAAGCAATTCGTAGCGATCGAGCGCGTCATAGAAATCTCCCGCCGCGGCGAGCCCCACGTCGAGCTGGTGGAGCATGTCGCTCGCCCGTTCGAGGAGCGGCGAGGCGAGGCCGCTGTCGTCGAACAGCCGCACTCCCTCGGGGTCGCCGACGCGCGGATGATCGAGGTCGATATGGACTTGGGCCGGCTCGTCGGGATTGCTCGAGCGGCCGATCCGGAACGGCGCGATGGCCAGCGCCAGCGGGCGGTAGCGCGCGGTCCAGCGGTCGCCGTCGAGAAACAGGTTCTCGCCTTCCTCGAAGCCCATCATCGCCAGCGCATGGAGGCGTCCGGTCTCAGGATTGCGCTGGAACAGGATCGGAAATTCGTTCTGCACGCGGCGAAATTCGATCGGCACCGTCAGGCAGCTCATCACCTGGTCGCCAAGGTCGGCGCGCGGGGCCGGGTTGACGCGCAGGTCGCGATGGTCGGCGGCATTGACGGGAACGTGACGGCTCAACCAGATTCTCCTCAGGCGGAACGACGCTGATGCGCACTCGACAGCGCGTCCAGATAGGCACGATTGCCGGGCAGGCTCGTCAGCAGCGACCGCTCTTTTTGCCGAAGCGCCGCAAGCTGCGCCACCAGCCGCGGGTCGGGACGCGGCAGCTGCCCCGCCGTCTCCCCGCCCATGCCGTAATAGACATATTGGTAGCTCGCCGCCGGGAACATCTCCTGCGCACGGTGGAAGTCGAGCAGGCTCGGTGGCTGGTCGCGCCAGAGGTCGAGCAGCATCGCCAGTCGCTCGGGCATGTTCTGCGCGGCGCGCTGCGCTTGCCAGTAGGGCGCATCCCGCTCGCTCAGCGCATAATGGAGCTTGAGGAATTCGACGATCGAGTCCCACCGCGCGCGGAAGGTCTCGTTGAAGCGCCGGGCCACCGCGGGCAAGGCCGCGCTGCTTGCCGGCATGCCCTCGATCAGCATGTCGAGCGAAGCCTCGATCAGCACGATCGCCGAGGCCTCGAGCGGTTCGATGAACCCGGCGCTGAGCCCGATGGCGATGCAATTGCCGACCCAGAAGTCGTTCCGATGCCCGGTCGGAAAGCGGATCAGCCGCGGCTCGGACAGCATGGCGCCGCCGACCTCTTCCGCGACATAGCGCCGAAGCACCGCCAGCGCTCCGTCGTCGTCGAGAAAGGCCGAGGAATAGACGCAGCCGACCCCGCGCCGGGTCGGAAGACCGATGTCCCAGAACCAGCCCGCGTCATGCGCGGTGGCGATCGTGGCCGAAGCGATGGGCGCGTCCGCCGCCGTCTCGACCTGAACCGCGAGCGCGCGGTCGTTGAGCATCAGGTTCGAGCGGTCGATCCATGCCGACCCGCAATGGCGGTCGATGAGCAGGCCCGCAAAGCCCGTGCAGTCAACGAACAGGTCGCCCGCGATCCGCTCGCCCCCGGCGGTAACCAGCGCTTCGATCCGCTCGGGCGTACCCTCGACCCCGGCGATCCGTTCGCGGCGATGGACCACGCCGAGCCGCTGGGTCGCGTGGCGCTGGAGCAGCCGCGCGAACTTCCCCGCGTCGAGGTGATAGCCGTAGTTGAGCGCGCCGGCGTAGGGCGGCATCGCCCGCGTCCGGGGCGCGAGCGAGGCTTCGACCACCGCATCCTGGCTGGTCATGGCGGGGGTGAAGTCCCCGCCCCCGCTCGCCTGCCAGGCCGCGAGCAGGTGCCGCGCGTCGGGCGCCTCGGGCGGTTCGGTGAAGGGGTGGAGATAATGGTCGCCGCCGCGGCGCCACCCGCGGAACAGCGAACCCTGCTTGAAGCTGGCGTCGCACTCGACGAGGAATTCGGCCTCGTCGATCCCGATCCTGCGCAAGGTCTCGCGCATGGTCGGCCAGGTCCCCTCCCCGACCCCGATGGTCGGGGTCGCGGGATCCTCGACCAGGATCACGCGAACGGGAAGCTCGTCGTCCCTGGCCCAGGCGGCCAGCCGGCATGCGGACAGCCAACCGGCCGTTCCGCCGCCCGCGATCACGAAAGTGGAGATCGCCCCTGGCATGGCGGGAATCATTCCTTCGCTTCGAGCCCTGCCCCCCGCACCAGAGTGACCGGGCGTGTGGGCCCTGTCACTCTGGCATGGTTGTCAGATGGTCGAAAGCTGGTCCTTCGTCAGAAGCCCCAACGGAACCCGAGCGCATAGCGGGCATAGCCCGGGATCACGAAGGTCACGTTGTTCTTAGTCCGCGAATAGCCGCGACGGCTTTCGCCGGTCAGGTTGATGACCTCGCCGAAGACCGTCAGGCCCTTCATGAACTCCCAGCTCGCGCTGGCGTCGACCTGGCCATAGGCCTCGACATAGTTCGGATCGAGGCCGTAGCCCGACAGGAACTTGTCGCGCCAGTTGTAAGCGATACGCGCCTGGATGCCGTTCTTGTCGTAGAAGGCAACCGCATTGGCGCTGTCGGACAGGCCCGAGATGGCGAACTGCGGCGAGCCCACCGGCAGGCTGTTCTTGAACTTTCCGCCGCCGCGAACCATCGTGTAGTTGAGGATCACGCCGAAGCCGGTGTCCCAGAAGCTGTGCTGGATCGCCGCTTCCAGACCATGCAGTTTCTGCACCCGGTCGCCATTGACCGGCAGCGTCACCTGGAAGTTGATCAGCGGATCCGACGCCTGCGAGTTGATCCGCCCGACGATATGCCCGTTGGCGCGGCAGAAGCCGTCCGGATCGGGGGTCGTGCAGGTCCCCGGCGTGGTCGTCGCCGGATAGTTGACGAAGATGTAGTCGCGGATCGCCTCGGCGGTCGCGTTGCTACCCAGCGCCGCGAGCGCCGCCTGATAGGCCGCGCCGCCGATCGGGGTGCGCAGCCCGGCGAGGTTCTCGGTCGTGATGCCGTCGATGATGAACCGGCTCACCTTCTTGTGGAAGTAGCCGAGCGAGACGTAGCTCGTCGGGCCGTAATACCACTCGGCCGACAGGTCGATGTTCTTCGACTTGTACGGAAGCAGACCGGGATTGCCCGACGACGCGAAGCCACCCGTCGCGCGCAGCTCGTTGAACGTCTGCGCACCCTGCATCTGGGCGTAGTTGGGCCGGGCGATGGTGTGGCTGTACGACGCGCGCAGCTTGATGTCGCGGATCGGCGACATGTCGAAGTCGATCGACGGCAGCCACTCGTCATAATCGCCCTTCAGCGTGTTGAAGGACGAGTTGCCGGTATAGTTGAAGGTGAACTCGTTCGCCGACACCCACGAGGTGCTGGTCGGAATTTGCGCCAGCGCGGTCGAGGCGATCTTGGTCTTCTCGTAGCGCAGGCCGGCGATCAGGTGCGCCGGGTTGCTGAAGAGGTCGAACGTGTTGTTGATCTGCACATAGGGCGCGAAGGTGCGCTCGCGGACCCGGCTGTCGACCCGGTTGTAGGGCGCGAGACAGGTCGGGCCACCTTCGCAGGCGCCGAACCGGCTGATCATGATCTTGGTGAGCGCGTCGGAATCGATGCTGAGGAAGGCCGGCAGGATGTCGCCGTCGGCGCCCTTCAGGCCCTCGAACAGGTCGGAGGTCTTGACCACCGAGAAGATGTCGTCGGGCAGGTCGGCCGGCGTTCCCTGGCCACCCCAGGCAGCCTGTTCGTAGACGCCGAACGCCGAGCGGATCTTGTTCTCGGTCATCGACACGCCGAAGTCGAGGCTGTCGAGGAAGCTCGTGTCGAAGTCGTAGCGGGCGCGCGCCTGGCCCTGCACGATCTTGTCGCGGAAGTAGGCGTTGCGGAACGAGTTGCCGGTGGCGAAATAGCCCGCCGGGTCGAGCGTATCGATGCCCGCCGCCTCGTTGTAGTTGATCTGCGGCAGGTAGGTGGTGAAGTCGATGCGCTTCTGCGACGCACCGAAGATCGCCGCCTGGACCGACTGGCTCGATCCGTACTTGCTGTCAGGCTTCGAGCGCGCGGTCGAACGGTGACCGTCGAGCTCGATCGTCAGCCGGTCGGTCGGCTCCCACTTGGCGTTGAGGCCGAGCGAGTGGTTGATGTTGCGGTTGGCGGTCTTGGCCGATTCCAGCGCAATGTCGCTCGGCGCGGTATAATCGTCCTGGAAATAGAGCGGCGGTGCGGGATTGCCCGGGCCCCAGCCGCTGCTCAGGTTCTGGCGCGCGAACCACAGGCCGACGCGATGCTTGTCGGCCTTCACGCGATTGGTGCTGAGCGTGTAATCGGCGGTGACGGTCAGGCTGTCGACCGGGCGCAGCTGGATCGTCGCCTGGCCGTTGATGCGCTCGCGGTCGATGTCCATGACCGAATAGCCCATGGCGATCGGGGTCTGGACGACCGCGCCATTGTCGGGCGCCGGATTGGCATTGCCATAGGCCCAGCTGCCGTCGGGCGCATTCACGGTCGCCCACGACTGGTAGAGGACGTCGGCGGCATTTTCGGTCGACTTGCGGCGCTGGTAGCTACCCGACAACGCGACGCCGATGCGGTTGTCGGCAAAGGTGTCGCTGATGATCCCCGAGACTTCGGGCGTGATGTCGTTGCCGCCGCGCTGCGAGCTGTCGAACACGCCCTTGACGCCGATGCTGCCCTTGCGGCCCGGCGCGTCGAGCGGACGGGTGGTGCGGATGTTGATCAGCGAGCCGATACCGCCCGACGGGACGGTGGCGCGGCCCGACTTGTAGACCTCGAGCCCGGCAATGCCTTCCGAGGCGAGGTTGCCGAAGTCGAAGGCGCGGCTCGAGGGCGCGCTGACGCCGTCGCCGAGCGTCGAGGTCGGCATCTGCCGGCCGTTCAGCGTGACGAGGTTGAATTCGGGACCGAAGCCACGAACGGTGACGTACTGGCCTTCGCCATTGGCGCGGTCGATCGACACGCCGGTGATGCGCTGGAGCGACTCGGCGAGGTTGGTGTCGGGGAACTTGCCGATGTCCTCGGCCGAGATAGCATCGACGACGCCCTGCGCATTGCGCTTGATGTTCTGCGCGTTGCGCAGCGAGGCGCGGATGCCGGTGACGACGATCTCGTCACCCGGAGCGGCGTCGTCGGCCGGCTTGTCGAGCTGCGGCTGGGCCTGCGCATCAGCCTCCGGCGCTGTCTGCGCAAAGGCCGCCTGCGATGTGGCGCTCAGCGCGACAATCGACGCACCAACCACCAATCGGCTCAGCGATTGCCTCTGAAACCTGGTCACCGGCCTTATCCCCCTCACAACTGTGAACGTTCACATTTTCGAATTCGAACGAAGCTGTCAAGAACCCGAAACATTGGCGCTACCCATCGGACACAGGACGGGACCGCGGCAGCGAGCCTGTCAGCCGGCGCCGACCATAATCGTTATGGGAACGCTCACAAGCGTCTTGTTCCGCGCCTTCTCTTTTGTGCGCGAAATGTGCATTCAGGACACATGGAGAAGCGTGCGGGGGACCATAAGCGAAATGTCACGATCGACGATGTCGCGGCGCTAGCGGGGGTTTCCCGCCAGACGGTTTCGCGCGTGATCAACCGCTCGCCCAACGTACGCGACAGCGTTCGCGAGCGGATCGAGCAGGCGATCGAACAGCTCGGCTATGTCGCCAACCTGAGCGCGCGGCGGATGGGCGGGGGCAAGTCGTTCCTCATCCTCGCGATCAACGACAAGGCCAGGACGATCGAGAACTGGTCGGCCGGACGCGGCAACGACTGGGTCGACCAGATGCTGTTCGGCGGCATGACCGAATGCCAGAAGCACGGCTTCCACATGTCGTTCGAACTGGTCGACACCGAGCCCGACCAGGCCCGCAAGCAATTGTCCGACATCGTCGCCGCGCTCCGCCCCGACGGCGTGATCCTGACCCCGCCGCACAGCGACAATCCCGAACTCCTCGAGCTCCTCGAACGCCGCGCCATTCCGTGCGGGCGGATCGCGCGGAGCGAGGGCGGAGCCTTTGTCGATGTCTACATGGACGAAGAAGGCGCGGCCTATGAGGCGTCGCGCCACCTGCTCCGCTTCGGCCATCGCCGGATCGCCTTCCTTTCGGGCAATCCGACCTATGCCAATGCCCGGGCGCGGCTGGCCGGTTTCCGCCGGGCGCTGGCCGAAGAGGGCCTCGGCGAATCCGCGGCCGTGACGGGTTCGGGCGACTTTCATTTCGAACGCGCCGAGGACGTGGTTTCGGACTGGCTGTCCGCGCCCAACCCGCCGACCGCGATCATCGCCGACAATGACGAAATGGCCCATGCCGCGCTGCACGTCGCACGCCGCAACGGCCTTGCCGTTCCTTCCGACCTGTCGGTCATCAGCTTCGAGGACACGCCGGGGGTTCGCTTCACCCTTCCGCCCCTCACCGCCATCCGCCAGCCCACCGCCGAGATGTTCGCCAAGGCCTGCGAGCGGCTGATCACCGTCAGCGGCGGCGGGGACGGGCTTGGCGCCTATGCGGTGCCGTTCACGCTCGTGGTGCGGGATTCGACCGGCCCGGCACCCGAATGACCGCGCCGGCCGGCCGGCGCCCGGCGGCCTTTGCCTTCCTCTACCCGCTTGCGATCCTCGGCGCGCATCTCGCCTTCATGCCGCTCCTGCTGCTGTTGCTGCCGCGGCGGGTGTCGACGCTCTTGCCCGACAGCGCGACCGTCAACCTGAGCCTCCTGCTCCTGGCCGGCGGGGTCACCGCCAGTCTCGCCAACATCGCCGCCGGCCGCTGGAGCGACCGCCACATGGCAGAGCGCGCCAATCGGCAGGTGCCGGTCGCGCTCGGTCTCGCGTTCCTCGTGCTGAGCTATGCCGGGCTGATGCAGGCGCGGTCCTTCACCACCCTGCTCGCCGCGGTGATCGTCTTCCAGGTCGCGCTCAACATCATGTTCGCGCCGCTGGCCGCGCTCCTCGCCGATTATGTCGCCGACGAGGCCAAGGGCCGGATGACGGGCTGGATGACCGCTGCCTTACCCCTGTCGATCGCGGCGACCGCGGCAATTGCGGAGCTCTGGCCCGGCGACAGCGACGCCGCCTTCGCCGCGATTCCCATGGGCGTCGCAATCTGCGTCACGCCGCTGCTGCTGTGCTGGCCGCAAACCCCGCTCGACGTCCACCGAATCGATGTCGCCCCGCTGCGGCCCCTGCCCTTCCGCGACTTCCGCTTTGCCTGGATCGCGCGATTGCTGGTGCAGTGCGGGGCCGCGCTCGTCATCCATTATCTCTACGTCTATCTCGCCGCGCTTCCGGCCGAGTCA
This region includes:
- a CDS encoding SapC family protein translates to MSRHVPVNAADHRDLRVNPAPRADLGDQVMSCLTVPIEFRRVQNEFPILFQRNPETGRLHALAMMGFEEGENLFLDGDRWTARYRPLALAIAPFRIGRSSNPDEPAQVHIDLDHPRVGDPEGVRLFDDSGLASPLLERASDMLHQLDVGLAAAGDFYDALDRYELLEPFALDVTLDDGSESRLVGYQLINEEKLQELEAGAVAELHRDGHLMPMFMALASLSNMTDLLARKNRRERDG
- a CDS encoding tryptophan halogenase family protein is translated as MPGAISTFVIAGGGTAGWLSACRLAAWARDDELPVRVILVEDPATPTIGVGEGTWPTMRETLRRIGIDEAEFLVECDASFKQGSLFRGWRRGGDHYLHPFTEPPEAPDARHLLAAWQASGGGDFTPAMTSQDAVVEASLAPRTRAMPPYAGALNYGYHLDAGKFARLLQRHATQRLGVVHRRERIAGVEGTPERIEALVTAGGERIAGDLFVDCTGFAGLLIDRHCGSAWIDRSNLMLNDRALAVQVETAADAPIASATIATAHDAGWFWDIGLPTRRGVGCVYSSAFLDDDGALAVLRRYVAEEVGGAMLSEPRLIRFPTGHRNDFWVGNCIAIGLSAGFIEPLEASAIVLIEASLDMLIEGMPASSAALPAVARRFNETFRARWDSIVEFLKLHYALSERDAPYWQAQRAAQNMPERLAMLLDLWRDQPPSLLDFHRAQEMFPAASYQYVYYGMGGETAGQLPRPDPRLVAQLAALRQKERSLLTSLPGNRAYLDALSSAHQRRSA
- a CDS encoding TonB-dependent receptor; protein product: MTRFQRQSLSRLVVGASIVALSATSQAAFAQTAPEADAQAQPQLDKPADDAAPGDEIVVTGIRASLRNAQNIKRNAQGVVDAISAEDIGKFPDTNLAESLQRITGVSIDRANGEGQYVTVRGFGPEFNLVTLNGRQMPTSTLGDGVSAPSSRAFDFGNLASEGIAGLEVYKSGRATVPSGGIGSLINIRTTRPLDAPGRKGSIGVKGVFDSSQRGGNDITPEVSGIISDTFADNRIGVALSGSYQRRKSTENAADVLYQSWATVNAPDGSWAYGNANPAPDNGAVVQTPIAMGYSVMDIDRERINGQATIQLRPVDSLTVTADYTLSTNRVKADKHRVGLWFARQNLSSGWGPGNPAPPLYFQDDYTAPSDIALESAKTANRNINHSLGLNAKWEPTDRLTIELDGHRSTARSKPDSKYGSSQSVQAAIFGASQKRIDFTTYLPQINYNEAAGIDTLDPAGYFATGNSFRNAYFRDKIVQGQARARYDFDTSFLDSLDFGVSMTENKIRSAFGVYEQAAWGGQGTPADLPDDIFSVVKTSDLFEGLKGADGDILPAFLSIDSDALTKIMISRFGACEGGPTCLAPYNRVDSRVRERTFAPYVQINNTFDLFSNPAHLIAGLRYEKTKIASTALAQIPTSTSWVSANEFTFNYTGNSSFNTLKGDYDEWLPSIDFDMSPIRDIKLRASYSHTIARPNYAQMQGAQTFNELRATGGFASSGNPGLLPYKSKNIDLSAEWYYGPTSYVSLGYFHKKVSRFIIDGITTENLAGLRTPIGGAAYQAALAALGSNATAEAIRDYIFVNYPATTTPGTCTTPDPDGFCRANGHIVGRINSQASDPLINFQVTLPVNGDRVQKLHGLEAAIQHSFWDTGFGVILNYTMVRGGGKFKNSLPVGSPQFAISGLSDSANAVAFYDKNGIQARIAYNWRDKFLSGYGLDPNYVEAYGQVDASASWEFMKGLTVFGEVINLTGESRRGYSRTKNNVTFVIPGYARYALGFRWGF
- a CDS encoding LacI family DNA-binding transcriptional regulator, producing MEKRAGDHKRNVTIDDVAALAGVSRQTVSRVINRSPNVRDSVRERIEQAIEQLGYVANLSARRMGGGKSFLILAINDKARTIENWSAGRGNDWVDQMLFGGMTECQKHGFHMSFELVDTEPDQARKQLSDIVAALRPDGVILTPPHSDNPELLELLERRAIPCGRIARSEGGAFVDVYMDEEGAAYEASRHLLRFGHRRIAFLSGNPTYANARARLAGFRRALAEEGLGESAAVTGSGDFHFERAEDVVSDWLSAPNPPTAIIADNDEMAHAALHVARRNGLAVPSDLSVISFEDTPGVRFTLPPLTAIRQPTAEMFAKACERLITVSGGGDGLGAYAVPFTLVVRDSTGPAPE
- a CDS encoding MFS transporter codes for the protein MTAPAGRRPAAFAFLYPLAILGAHLAFMPLLLLLLPRRVSTLLPDSATVNLSLLLLAGGVTASLANIAAGRWSDRHMAERANRQVPVALGLAFLVLSYAGLMQARSFTTLLAAVIVFQVALNIMFAPLAALLADYVADEAKGRMTGWMTAALPLSIAATAAIAELWPGDSDAAFAAIPMGVAICVTPLLLCWPQTPLDVHRIDVAPLRPLPFRDFRFAWIARLLVQCGAALVIHYLYVYLAALPAESSVPAPVSRASAILFALAAIAGGTATIAAGHLSDRFARRRLPMGLSALAAASGLLILSLRPDWTVIVIAYGLFSAGLAAFLSVDSAMVATLLGNNVERGKWLGVMNLTNTLPSVLTPLLALAAIELTAADALSILLVGASLAVLVGALLVSRIRTVR